Proteins encoded by one window of Haematobia irritans isolate KBUSLIRL chromosome 2, ASM5000362v1, whole genome shotgun sequence:
- the LOC142226820 gene encoding uncharacterized protein LOC142226820, with protein sequence MAGVLPVRDPSPNGPSRPNRRHRPAHWQYACGLCQDDHPIRSCAFFRRQTPYQRYETVERRSYCRNCLARSHLAPDCPVLTACRECNLRHHTMLHGAPQLRETFGRYTPPPVELPYHRSSVFIPTAQVDMMAEESEDWASVRVLLCQAATHTRVAASTVTRLRIPTREKDGRTFATIRLRARRYGSRLVYKLKALVTRDLPRRPYSDPILEDPATNMEVHELADIDPRGNESIDVEVGASAYAYLRRDGVVQTGLGRVFAQLTDWGYVFVGPVSSPTEVSNQ encoded by the coding sequence ATGGCCGGAGTATTACCAGTTCGCGACCCATCACCAAATGGACCCTCTCGCCCCAATCGTCGACACCGACCTGCGCACTGGCAGTATGCATGTGGGCTGTGCCAAGACGACCACCCAATCAGGTCATGTGCTTTTTTCCGTCGACAGACCCCTTACCAGCGGTATGAGACTGTGGAGAGGCGCAGCTACTGCCGTAACTGCTTGGCGCGCAGTCATTTGGCTCCAGACTGCCCAGTCCTCACCGCGTGTCGGGAATGCAACCTCCGTCACCATACGATGTTGCATGGGGCTCCTCAGCTTCGTGAAACTTTTGGACGCTATACGCCACCGCCGGTAGAGTTACCGTACCACCGATCTTCGGTTTTCATTCCTACAGCCCAGGTGGATATGATGGCTGAGGAGTCTGAGGACTGGGCCAGTGTAAGGGTGTTGTTATGCCAAGCTGCCACCCATACCCGAGTCGCTGCATCGACCGTCACCCGGCTTCGCATCCCAACAAGGGAAAAGGATGGTCGTACGTTTGCCACCATTAGATTACGCGCACGACGCTATGGAAGTCGGCTGGTATACAAACTTAAAGCATTGGTGACCCGCGACCTGCCCAGACGCCCATACTCAGACCCCATCCTTGAGGACCCAGCCACAAATATGGAGGTTCATGAACTGGCAGATATAGATCCCAGAGGCAACGAGTCAATTGACGTCGAAGTGGGCGCAAGTGCGTATGCCTACCTGCGGCGAGATGGAGTCGTACAGACGGGCCTGGGAAGAGTTTTTGCCCAACTCACCGATTGGGGCTATGTTTTCGTGGGGCCCGTCAGTAGTCCAACCGAAGTCAGCAACCAATAA